Genomic window (Ancylothrix sp. D3o):
TATGGAGATGTTGCTAATGGCAGAATGGATGGAGTTAAGTTAAAAAATACCCAGACTGGTGAGGAAAAAGATTTGCCGGTGAAGGGGTTATTTTATGCCATTGGTCATACTCCAAATACGCAGCTTTTTAAGGGTCAATTAGAGTTAGATGAAATTGGCTATGTGGTAACAAAACATGGCTCTGTGGAAACGTCTGTGGAAGGTGTTTTTGCTGCGGGAGATGTGCAAGATCACGAGTTTCGACAAGCGATTTCTGCGGCGGGTACTGGATGTATGGCGGCGATGTTAGCAGAACGTTGGTTATCGGTTAATAATTTAGCTCAGGAATTTAAACAAGCAGAGGAAGATCACAAGCCTGCTGAGCCGGTGAATGAGCAAAAAGCGGATACTGCGGAGACTTTTGAAATTACAACAACCCGCCATGCTGGAGGCTATGCGCTGAGAAAATTGTTCCATGAAAGTGACCGTTTAATTATGGTAAAATATGCGTCACCAACTTGTGGCCCTTGTCATACTTTGAAGCCAATTTTGGGTAAGGTTGCTGAGGAGTTTGATGGCAAAATTCACTATGTGGAAATTGACATTGAACAAGATCAAGATATTGCTCAAAATGCTGGGGTGACTGGTACTCCGACTGTGCAATTTTTCAAAGATAAGGAGTTAGTGACGGAGTTTAAGGGTGTTAAGCAAAAGAGTCAATATCGGCAAGTGATTGAGAGTCATTTGTAAGTTGTAGGCTGGGCTTTGCCCAGCATTTTTTTATTATAGGCTTATGAAGATTTCGTTTTGTGCTATTGTTAAGAATGAAGGGGCGAATTTACGCCGGTGTTTAGCTAGTGTGAAACCTTATGTGGATGAGTTAGTTGTGGTGGACACCGGCTCTACCGATGATACGGTAGAAATAGCGCGAGAATTTGGAGCCAAACTTGGTTATTTTGAGTGGTGTGATGATTTTGCGGCTGCTCGAAATTATGCGCTTTCTTTGGTGACTTTTGATTGGGTTTTGGTGTTGGATGCTGATGAGGAGTTGGTTGTTTTTGAAGATTATTTTAGGGAAAGTTTAATTGATTGTAATTTGCTGGGATATACGTTGCAAAGAAGGGAAGCTTCTCAACCTGATGGGATGACTCCTTTGCATACTTTGCGATTATTTCGTAATCTTCCTGAGTTGAGGTTTGAACAGCGTTTTCACGAAGATTTGAGGTATGAGAATAAACTTCTGAGGGCTGATAAAATTGGCTTTTTAGAATCTCTACGAATTTTGCATTATGGGTATGAAACAGCGGAGGTAAGATTTCAGAAAAGTCTTAATCGCAATATTCCGATTTTAGAGCGTATTCGTGCGGAAGAAGGGCTGAGTTTGATGTTGCTTTATTGTTTGGCGGGGATGTATGCAGACACTCAACAGCCGCTAAAAGCAATGGAGTGTTATCAAGAGGCTTTTGACAGGCTTTTTTTAAATTTGCTGGAGGGAAACCCGCCGGAAGATTTTAGGTTTGTGCCTTCGTTGCTTGTTAATTTGGCGGTACATTTTTTGCAAGAAAATAATTTTGAAGATCCGCAATTTTTGTTACAAAGAGGCTTAGAATGGTGTCCGAATTTTCCACCTTTAAATTATTTGGCGGGAGTGACTCATCGGGGCTTAGGTTTGACTGAGGAGGCGATTGCTTTTTTTGAGAATTGTATTAAAATAGGTAGAGAAAATTGCTACTATACCGGCGAGCCTTTTGATGGGGGATATATGACAATTTATCCGGCTTATGATATGGCTTGTGTTTTCAGGGAGTTGGGGCAATTAGAAGAGGCGCGGAAGGCTTTTGAGTTGGCGCTTAGTTTTGATGAAAATTTTGGGCCGGCAAGGGATGCTTTAGAAAAACTTAATCAAATTATAGAAGAAAATGACACAGTTTAGTTATCCAAAAATAGAGCCGATGACAAGCGAAAAAAGACCCTTTTGGTCGGAAATGATTCCGGCTTATAATAATACAAAATTTTTAGAACAAGCGCTGCAAAGTATTTTAGCTCAAGATCCGGGCCCGGATGAGATGCAAATTGAGGTGATTGATGATAATTCCACAAAAAATGACCCGGAAGAAATTGTTAGGAAAATTGGAAAAGATCGGGTGATTTTTTACCGGCATCCTTAACAAAAAAATCGGGCGATCATCACGCAATTTTTGCTTTTTATTTGGCAGGGTAGTTATTGCGGTCTGGAGATGTCGCCGGTGCGATTACTCAGATAAAAGAGGGACTAAAATGCAGTCAGTCTCAGGAAGTTATGCAACGTTTAGGTGCGTTGTTAGCGTCGCCAGAAAGTGAGCCGGTGTTGAGAGTTTTTGCAGATTTATTGCAAGCCGGTGGTTAATTCGTAAGTTCTGCAATACACTGTTTTAAACGTTCAGCCATTGTATAATTTTCCAGGTTTTTTTGCCGATTAATTTCGCTCTGCAAAAATGAAATAAATTCGGTAATTTGTTCGGAATTGCTGTTAGATAGGCTGAATAACCACGTTGTTTGTGCTTCCAATTCTTCGTCATTTAAAAAATAGGCTAAACCCAGATACCAATAGTTTGATATAATCGTAGAGTCAGCCTCAATTGCTTGCTCATAAAGTCTTGCGGCTTCGCCGAAATTTCCTTGTAAAAAAGCGTCATAAGCCTGCTGTTGAAAATTACAAATTTGGTTTAACCATTTTATCCATTCTTGTGCTCGCACCGGCCAAATGCAACAGTTATTAATATAATCCACTTGTTGTTTCAAGTGAGTTTCCAAATTGGGAGATTCTTTTAAAATACGGACAGTTTCGTTAATAAAAGAAGTTTGATAATTTTCGGGATTTTTCCAAGAAAGTAACGAGGCAAAACCGCTAGTTGTTTCGGGTAGTGCGCCTAAATTGCTGGTAATAACATAACATCCACTTGCCATTGCTTCCATGACTGCAATACAGGAAGTTTCAGGATAATGATTTGGATAAGCTAAAGCTGTAACTAACTTTAATTGACGGGAAAGTTCTGGCTGAGGGACGGAACCTATATACTCTATTCCTTCGGTTTCTTGGCATTTTTTGTAAAGCTCATTATACTGCTCATCTGCATTTGAAAGCTGGTAAACTTTCATGCTAGAAAACACTTTTAGCGTGGTGCCGGGCACAGCTTCGCGAATTTTGGGGAAAATTTCTACAAGGATATCTAACCCCCTAAACGGCGTACTGGTATAGGCAATAACCGGCGGTTTTGTTTTTTGAGAAACGATGGAAATGTCATTAGAAAAAAGGGCAGAAAAACTGGGAGAAATGGCATTGCGGAGAATAGCAGTTTTATTGAAATTGATATTAAACTGTTCTATATATTGCTGGCGTTGCCACTCGCTGACAAAGGCAAACGCATCATAACTTTCTCTTTCCTCTCTGTTTTGTAAAGCAGAAATTGCCGGTTGATCTGATGCGTGTTGCGTCCACAAAATGAAACGGGTATTTTTACCAATAAGAGGTTTAATTTTCGTCCCGGCTACCGCCATATTTAAAACAATTAAAACATCAAGATTTTGTAATAAATCATTAGCCACAATATTAATCGGCACACACATTACACCCCGCGATTTTTCCGCCATTGAAATGTTGTTCAATAGCCAAACTTCCTGTCCTTGTTGTGCCAAAGCTTCGGCGAGATAACAAAGCGCAGACTCGGAACCTCCCATTGGCATTTGATAAACGCTTTCTATGTTATAGTTTCTGTCGCTTAAGTCGAGAAAGGCAATTTTCATCTCAATTTATCATCCCTGAGCAATTTTTATATCATAATAACCCAAAATTTTCTCACAGTTCTGTTAAAAATGTTAAACCGGCCCCAAAATTGGGTAAACTTATTATCAGGGTGTCGCCGGCTGAAAATCAGCTTTTTTTAAAATATGCCAACTTATTTAAGCGGAATCAAGGAATTTATCGCCTCGTGGGATGATCCTTTTGTGGAAGAAAAAGAAGGCGAAATCATCCGAGAAAGTGCCGAGGGACACATTAACACCGATGGTACAACAGCTTGTTTTAATTCGCCAATTTTTACCCGTTATCATCGCAAGTTTAAACGTTCGCTGGAAGCAGGGATAAGAGAACTTGCAACCATTCTCATTTTAAAATTTAACTGCATTACTTATTCAAGTTGTCAAGGTCATTTTTCCACCGCTGATGCAGTAATGCGACAAAGATATGTGGGAGTTATCCCCCGCAATGACAATGAATACCAAAAAATTAAAAAGCTTTTCTTGAACTTAGCAGAACAAACTAATGCTCAAATTCCGGGTAGTTGTGTGCGGTTGTGGGTGGATGAAGATCAAGTAGACTCAGAAGAGTGTAGTTTGGCTTGTTTGCATTTATTTTTTGTCGGAGTGGATGCAGATGAAAAACGCTATTTTACAGATGTAGAAATCGTTTATAAAAAACTTTTAGAAAATCTTTCAACTTACCCCCAAGGTTGAAGGGCTACCGGCAGGACTGGTTTTTTTTTGGCAATTATGTTAAGGTTTTATGACAAAAGACCCCCACCCGCTACCAGTCAAAATTGACAATAACCAGAAATTAACAAAAAAATTTGCGGTTCAGTTGCTTTATTTCAAAACGATAGAAAGGCAAAAAAAGAAGCGGGATTTAAAATTGAAAACAGGAAACTCTAAAATGTAAGGTAAAAAACAGAATTAGCAGACAACAGCGTGTTAGGATAAAAAATTGGACTGTCTGCAATCAACCAGCCAGAATAAAATGCGCGGCTTTTTAAAGAAGGGGCCGGTGGCTGCTGGGAATAATGCACAGTTTAATAAAAGTTTGTTTCCTTATAACTTGGTTTCATTATGACGGATTCGATTCGCTACCTGATGTGTTCTCCTGATCATTACGATGTGGA
Coding sequences:
- a CDS encoding glycosyltransferase: MKIAFLDLSDRNYNIESVYQMPMGGSESALCYLAEALAQQGQEVWLLNNISMAEKSRGVMCVPINIVANDLLQNLDVLIVLNMAVAGTKIKPLIGKNTRFILWTQHASDQPAISALQNREERESYDAFAFVSEWQRQQYIEQFNINFNKTAILRNAISPSFSALFSNDISIVSQKTKPPVIAYTSTPFRGLDILVEIFPKIREAVPGTTLKVFSSMKVYQLSNADEQYNELYKKCQETEGIEYIGSVPQPELSRQLKLVTALAYPNHYPETSCIAVMEAMASGCYVITSNLGALPETTSGFASLLSWKNPENYQTSFINETVRILKESPNLETHLKQQVDYINNCCIWPVRAQEWIKWLNQICNFQQQAYDAFLQGNFGEAARLYEQAIEADSTIISNYWYLGLAYFLNDEELEAQTTWLFSLSNSNSEQITEFISFLQSEINRQKNLENYTMAERLKQCIAELTN
- a CDS encoding glycosyltransferase family 2 protein encodes the protein MKISFCAIVKNEGANLRRCLASVKPYVDELVVVDTGSTDDTVEIAREFGAKLGYFEWCDDFAAARNYALSLVTFDWVLVLDADEELVVFEDYFRESLIDCNLLGYTLQRREASQPDGMTPLHTLRLFRNLPELRFEQRFHEDLRYENKLLRADKIGFLESLRILHYGYETAEVRFQKSLNRNIPILERIRAEEGLSLMLLYCLAGMYADTQQPLKAMECYQEAFDRLFLNLLEGNPPEDFRFVPSLLVNLAVHFLQENNFEDPQFLLQRGLEWCPNFPPLNYLAGVTHRGLGLTEEAIAFFENCIKIGRENCYYTGEPFDGGYMTIYPAYDMACVFRELGQLEEARKAFELALSFDENFGPARDALEKLNQIIEENDTV
- a CDS encoding glycosyltransferase family 2 protein produces the protein MTQFSYPKIEPMTSEKRPFWSEMIPAYNNTKFLEQALQSILAQDPGPDEMQIEVIDDNSTKNDPEEIVRKIGKDRVIFYRHP
- the trxB gene encoding thioredoxin-disulfide reductase; translated protein: MANVENLVIIGSGPAGYTAAIYAGRANLKPVVFEGYQMGGIPGGQLMTTTEVENFPGFPEGITGPALMQRMKAQAERWGAELYTEDVISVDLTQRPFTVKSEEREVKAHSIVIATGATAKRLGLPSEHTFWSRGISACAICDGATPIFKGVDLAVIGAGDTAAEEAIYLTKYGSHVNMLVRTDKMRASKAMQDRVLSNPKITVHWNTVAVDIYGDVANGRMDGVKLKNTQTGEEKDLPVKGLFYAIGHTPNTQLFKGQLELDEIGYVVTKHGSVETSVEGVFAAGDVQDHEFRQAISAAGTGCMAAMLAERWLSVNNLAQEFKQAEEDHKPAEPVNEQKADTAETFEITTTRHAGGYALRKLFHESDRLIMVKYASPTCGPCHTLKPILGKVAEEFDGKIHYVEIDIEQDQDIAQNAGVTGTPTVQFFKDKELVTEFKGVKQKSQYRQVIESHL